A genomic window from Montipora capricornis isolate CH-2021 chromosome 8, ASM3666992v2, whole genome shotgun sequence includes:
- the LOC138014301 gene encoding very long chain fatty acid elongase 4-like isoform X1, whose amino-acid sequence MTTAQRIADYYKWAIENGDPKTADWPLIATPWPTISLVAMYLFIVKVGPKIMEKREAYNLRELLIVYNFALVVLSAWMSYEFVASILDIPNFNFFCQAVPQVRDDQRLNRLARVCYVYWLSKFVEYLDTFFFILRKKNNQVTFLHVYHHTSMCILWWLVCKYIPGGVSFFGAACNSFVHVVMYAYYCLSAIGPQMRPYLWWKRYITKLQLTQFVIVVIYLSNAFRRNCIGFWGNVQLLLHLSFVATMVILFGNFYIQSYLDANKANRRNKQKKHD is encoded by the exons atgaCCACTGCGCAACGTATAGCAGATTACTACAAGTGGGCTATAGAGAACGGTG aTCCAAAGACGGCAGACTGGCCGCTCATTGCTACACCATGGCCCACCATCTCACTTGTGGCCATGTATCTTTTCATTGTCAAAGTTGGTCCTAAAATCATGGAAAAAAGAGAAGCTTATAATCTTAGAGAGTTGTTGATTGTCTACAATTTTGCACTTGTTGTTCTATCAGCTTGGATGTCATACGAA TTTGTCGCATCAATTCTGGATATTCCAAACTTCAATTTCTTTTGTCAAGCGGTACCCCAAGTCCGTGATGATCAAAGACTAAATAGA CTAGCCCGAGTTTGTTACGTTTACTGGCTGTCGAAGTTTGTGGAATATTTGGACACA TTTTTCTTCATTCTCCGCAAGAAAAACAATCAAGTAACATTTTTACACGTGTATCATCACACAAGCATGTGTATCTTGTGGTGGTTGGTTTGCAAATATATTCCAG gaGGTGTCT cttttttcggtgcaGCATGCAATAGCTTCGTGCACGTGGTGATGTATGCATATTATTGTCTGTCGGCTATTGGTCCTCAAATGCGTCCATACTTATGGTGGAAGCGTTACATCACCAAACTTCAACTG ACTCAGTTTGTGATTGTTGTGATATACTTGTCCAATGCCTTTCGACGTAATTGCATTGGTTTTTGGGGGAACGTTCAGCTCTTGTTACATTTGTCTTTTGTCGCCACAATGGTTATACTTTTTGGCAACTTCTACATCCAATCATACCTCGACGCAAATAAGGCCAacagaagaaacaaacaaaagaaacacgACTAG
- the LOC138014301 gene encoding very long chain fatty acid elongase 4-like isoform X2, giving the protein MTTAQRIADYYKWAIENGDPKTADWPLIATPWPTISLVAMYLFIVKVGPKIMEKREAYNLRELLIVYNFALVVLSAWMSYEFVASILDIPNFNFFCQAVPQVRDDQRLNRLARVCYVYWLSKFVEYLDTFFFILRKKNNQVTFLHVYHHTSMCILWWLVCKYIPAFFGAACNSFVHVVMYAYYCLSAIGPQMRPYLWWKRYITKLQLTQFVIVVIYLSNAFRRNCIGFWGNVQLLLHLSFVATMVILFGNFYIQSYLDANKANRRNKQKKHD; this is encoded by the exons atgaCCACTGCGCAACGTATAGCAGATTACTACAAGTGGGCTATAGAGAACGGTG aTCCAAAGACGGCAGACTGGCCGCTCATTGCTACACCATGGCCCACCATCTCACTTGTGGCCATGTATCTTTTCATTGTCAAAGTTGGTCCTAAAATCATGGAAAAAAGAGAAGCTTATAATCTTAGAGAGTTGTTGATTGTCTACAATTTTGCACTTGTTGTTCTATCAGCTTGGATGTCATACGAA TTTGTCGCATCAATTCTGGATATTCCAAACTTCAATTTCTTTTGTCAAGCGGTACCCCAAGTCCGTGATGATCAAAGACTAAATAGA CTAGCCCGAGTTTGTTACGTTTACTGGCTGTCGAAGTTTGTGGAATATTTGGACACA TTTTTCTTCATTCTCCGCAAGAAAAACAATCAAGTAACATTTTTACACGTGTATCATCACACAAGCATGTGTATCTTGTGGTGGTTGGTTTGCAAATATATTCCAG cttttttcggtgcaGCATGCAATAGCTTCGTGCACGTGGTGATGTATGCATATTATTGTCTGTCGGCTATTGGTCCTCAAATGCGTCCATACTTATGGTGGAAGCGTTACATCACCAAACTTCAACTG ACTCAGTTTGTGATTGTTGTGATATACTTGTCCAATGCCTTTCGACGTAATTGCATTGGTTTTTGGGGGAACGTTCAGCTCTTGTTACATTTGTCTTTTGTCGCCACAATGGTTATACTTTTTGGCAACTTCTACATCCAATCATACCTCGACGCAAATAAGGCCAacagaagaaacaaacaaaagaaacacgACTAG